The nucleotide sequence CCTCGATCATTAAATCTACCCAAGTTTATAGCGAAAGTGAGCGTAATCTTAGAACGCTAGGACTGAGGGATGGTGAAACTTTGGGCAATGACAGGGAGTTGCAGGGGCAGTCGCCTTTCCTAATCAATTCCGGGTTAAACTACGAAGGAGCCGAAAACGGGATCCAAATGGGTGTAAACTACAATGTACAGGGAAAAACATTGCAGGTAGTGGGCAACGGATTTGTACCGGACGTGTATACCATGCCCTTTCACAACCTAAACTTTAACTTCTCCAAGAGCTTTGGCGAAAACCAAAATCAGAGTGTTAGTTTTAAAATAAGCAATCTTTTGGATGATGACGTGGAAAGTGAATATGAGTCCTACAAGGCTGAAAATAAGACCTTTTCCAAAAGAAGTCCTGGAAGATCATTCTCATTGGGATACAACATTAAGTTCTAAATTTAGATAGTTATATTTAATAAAAAGAGGTCGGATTCTATGTTTTTTAACTTGGAATTCGGCCTCTTTTTGCATTTCATCGAATTTTTAAGTATAATTTTAGCTGCCGCCAACGTGCTGCACCTAAAATTCTTACATTTACGGTATATTATTTGTTGTAAAAGTTTCTATGAAGCAACTCTACTTAGTTATAGCCTTACTTTTTATCTCTATTTCCTTTGGACAGGATCCTAAAGGCAATGTGGGTGGAGGGGATATTCCTGGGTTTAAGATATATCCCAATCCTGTGACCAATGGCAGGGTATATATCAGTACTTCCCTGAACGCTCCAAAACAGATTTTAATTTTCGATATATTTGGATCCCAAGTACTGGAAACTACCATTATTGGTTCGGAACTAAATGTAAATGATTTGGATGCCGGTGTTTACATGCTAAGAGTAAACGAAAAAAACAAAGTAGCCACAAGAAAGCTGATTATTAAATAGTGTTTCCAACTTTTAACAGCTACACAACTTACCTAATGATCTGATTTATAACCCTTATTACCTTAATTCAATACTTTTAATAAGGATACACATACAAAAATCACTCCTTTACAACATTTATTATTACTTCCTTATTTATTTTCCTACGTTTACTGTATTGATCCCAAATCAATACTAACCTATGAAAATATTTTACACCCTACTGTTCATGGTATTTTCTATGGCCGTTTCTGCACAGGAATTCGTTGAAGAGCCGTTAGACAGAACTACCCAAGCAAATACTTTCAAATTATACCCCAATCCGGCCTATCAGGATGTGGTCTATATTACCACAAAGCATAATGGGGTAAAGGATGTAGTAATCTATGATGTCTTCGGAACCATAGTTTTAAAGGACCGGATAACCCATACCCTTTTGAACATATCAAAATTGGCTCCGGGAGTTTACGTATTACAAATTACCGAAAACAGGGTAACGATGACCAGAAAGTTGGTCGTGAAATAAACCCTCTTAATGGTACTTTTTTCTTTCTATGCACCTCTTCATCACAAATATTTGACTATAACCTCTTAATCTTCATTTACTGAAGTTAGGTAAGGCCGGCTTCATGCATCTCCCAAAGGGAGATTTAAGTCTATGCCAATAACAGGTATTAAACCTCAGGGCAAGCCTTGAACCCAATAATAGGAATCGACCCAAGGATCGAGGTATTGAACCTAGATCCCGCCGAAAAAGGCGGGATTAGTTCAACTTGCAATTTTCAGTGCGTCTTACTGACTTCTCAAAATTGAGTTTCACTAATAAAACCATAAAATAAGGTTTCCACTCTGTTGTTATCATTACTTTTGTAGAAGTGATTAAGCATATGCCTCTCGAAAATATTTTTACAATTTCAACGGACGAAGAATTCAATGCCATGGCATTGAAAACATTTCAGGTCCAATATAATGAAAACTTGGTGTATCAGGAATTTTGCCGTCACTTAGGGAAGAATGTGTCCACCGTTAAGACCCTTGAAGATATTCCCTTTCTGCCGATAGAATTTTTTAAATCCAAAAAAGTAATATGTGGTTCATTTACGCCCCAGATTACCTTTACCAGTAGTGGCACTACGGGAAGTGAGGTAAGCAAGCATCACGTAAAAAACTTGGAACTATACGAGAATAGCTATCTAACCGCATTCAGACACTTTTATGGGGATATAGACGACTATTGTGTGCTGGCATTGTTGCCCTCTTATCTGGAAAGGGAGGGTTCTTCCTTGATCTATATGGCCAACGACCTTATCCACAAAAGCAAGCATCCAGACAGCGGCTTTTATTTGGATAATCTTGACAGTTTGCAAAAGACCTTGGTTGAATTGGATGCCCGTAACACTAAAATATTACTGCTAGGTGTTTCCTTTGCCTTATTGGATATGGTGGAAGAATTCCAATTGAAACTAAAGAATACGGTAGTTATGGAAACAGGTGGCATGAAAGGGCGCAAAAAGGAATTGATACGTGAGGAGTTGCACCAACTATTAAAAAACGGTTTTGGAGTGGAGGCCATCCATTCGGAATATGGCATGACAGAGCTTTTGTCCCAGGCCTATTCCCAAGGCAATGGACGCTTCTTTGCCCCTAAATGGATGAAAGTCTTGATACGTGAAACCGAAGATCCTTTAACCTTGCAAAAAGCAGGTAAAACGGGAGGTGTAAATATCATTGACCTGGCAAATATTCACTCCTGCAGCTTTATTGCCACTCAAGACTTGGGAAAAGTGCATACCGACGGAAGTTTTGAGATATTGGGAAGGTTTGACCATTCCGATATTAGAGGCTGTAATTTAATGGTATTATAAGCCCAAAATCTTGGCATCCACAAAAAAGGTTGTGGCTATATTTATTTCATAATCGGACGATAAAAACTCATCGGTAACCGTTTTTAGCCTTAAAGTATAGGAATCCTTTTTAATATATTCCTTTAAATCTTCGGCCGTGGTTACCAGTTCCAATTGTTCCCCAACAGTAGCCGCTACTTCCTCGTTCCATGCTATCTTAATCTCCGGCAAATCGTCTGCGGACATATAAATGATGATCGATTCCAAAAAACTAAAGTCCTCCCCATCAGGAACCTCAACGGTCATAATCAATTTCTTCAGGACAATTTCCTCTATAAGGTCTTTTCTGGTGTCGTTTACCTCAAACTCGGCTGAAGAATTGGTCTCTGTTTCAGGGGTAAAGACATCAAAAGGTAAATCTACTCCTGTTGATGAAGGTATAACCACTGTTTGATCATAATCCATTTCAAATTTGGTAAGCTCATCCAGTTTGTCACAAGAAACAAAAAGAGATACTAAGGCAAAAAACAAAAAATACTTCTTCATAGGATCCAATTTATTAGGCTAACGGGTTTCTCCTAATTTTATTGGGGTAACCAAAAAAAATATAGTGTTTATTTAATTACCAGTACAAAATAATTCTTCTTCCCGCGCTGCAGCAAAACAAATTTATTGTTGATCAGATCTTCTGTAGAAATGATATAATCTTCTTTGACTTTTTCCTTGTTAACAGAAATGGAATTTTGCTTCAATTCGCGTCTAGCTTCCCCATTAGACCCTAAAAAACCGGTTTTTGCCGCCAAGGCCCCAATCATATCCAGGCCAATATCAATGTCCTCCTTGGATACCTCCGCCTGTGGCACGCCTTCAAACACATCTAAAAATGTCTTTTCATTCAGTTTTTTTAAGTCGCTCGAGGTCGATTTTCCAAAAAGAATATCACTTGCCTTTACAGCATTATCCAGATCTTCCTGCGAATGTACCATTACCGTTACCTCATCGGCCAAACGCTTTTGAAGCACCCTTAAATGAGGGGCATCCTGATGCATATTAACCAAATTTTCTATTTCTTCCTTAGGTAAAAAAGTGAAGATTTTGATATATTTTTCGGCATCCTCATCCGAGGTATTCAACCAATATTGATAGAATTTATAAGGGGATGTTCTTTCAGAATCCAACCAAATATTGCCCCCTTCCGACTTCCCAAATTTGGTGCCATCGGCCTTTGTAATCAAAGGACAGGTAAGGGCAAATCCTTTACCGCCTCCAATTCTACGGATAAGTTCGGTACCTGTGGTAATATTTCCCCATTGGTCACTACCTCCCATTTGCAGGGTGCAATTGTGCTCCCTATAGAGATGTAAAAAATCATATCCCTGCACCAATTGATAGGTGAATTCCGTAAAGGACATTCCTTCCTTAGCTTCGGCCGATAATCGTTTTTTTACGGAATCCTTGGCCATCATATAATTCACCGTAATGTGCTTCCCTACATCCCGAATAAATTCCAAAAAGGAAAAATCCTTCATCCAATCATAGTTGTTCACCAGTACAGCACTGTTATCCATTCCACTATTAAAATCCAAAAAACGGGAAAGTTGTTCTTTTATAGCGGCCTGGTTATGCGCCAAGGTAGCCTCATCCAGCAAATTCCGCTCTGTAGATTTCCCTGAAGGATCACCGATCATCCCGGTTGCTCCCCCGATCAGCGCATAAGGTTTATGGCCTGCCAACTGAAAATGACGAAGCATCATAACCCCAACCAAATGTCCAATATGTAGTGAGTCTGCCGTTGGGTCAATTCCCACATAGGCAGATTGCATTCCGCTTAACAAATGTTCTTCCGTACCGGGCATTGCATCGTGCAACATTCCTCTCCAAGTTAATTCTTCTACAAAGTTCGTAGTCATGCTTTAGATCTTCTAATTCAATAATAGTCGCAAATATAAAATAATAGGTCGTTTAACTCCTGCCAAAAAAGGAATAAATTGGAGCCAATTGAGTAAATTTGCGCCATGATTTTAGTCACAGGAGGAACTGGTTTGGTAGGAGCACACCTTCTTTTGCACTTGTTGCAGTCGGGTGCCACGGTAAAAGCCATCCATAGAGAAAATAGCAACCTAAAAGAGGTTGAAAAGGTATTTGGGTATTATACCGACCAATCCCACAAACTGTTTCAAAAAATTAATTGGGTAAAGGCCGATCTTAATGACCTCCCAGCCTTGGAAATTGCTTTTGAAAATGTGACACATGTTTATCATTGTGCGGCCTTAATTTCCTTTAACCCCAATGATTATGATCTATTGCGTAAAGTAAATTATGAAGGCACTAAAAACATTGTCAATCTTTGTATTGCCAAGGGTATCCAAAAATTGTGCTATACCAGTTCCATAGGTGCCATAGGGCGGACGGTAGGTAACCAAGAGGCTACTGAAGAAACGGATTGGAATTCCCAACAAAGCAATGTGTACGCTATGACCAAGATGGATGCGGAACTGGAAGTTTGGAGGGGTGCTCAGGAAAATGTTCCTGCAGTTATAGTAAATCCAGGGGTTATCTTGGGCCCTGGGTTCTGGGAAACGGGAACAGGGATTTTATTTAAAACCGCTTATAAGGCCCGTAAATACTATCCGCCAGGAGGAACAGGCTTCGTTACAGTAAATGACGTGGTCCAAATAATGACCCAATTAATGCAGTCGTCCATAACCAATGAAAAGTATATCCTTGTGGCCAAAAACCTGACCTATAAAGAAATACTACGCACGATTACGGCAGCCTTCGGCAAACCAGAACCTAGCAAAGCCATTAAATTTTGGCAACTGGAGGTGTTTAGAAGATGGGATTGGCTAAGGAATATTTTCTGGAACAGTGGAAGAAAACTAACCAAAAACTCGGTTGAATCCTTACGTAAGAACCAATTGTTCAATGCCGACAAAATACAAAAACAACTAGGCTATTCCTTTGAGGCCTTGGACGGCATTATAGAATTTTCCTGCAAAAAGTTTATGGAAGAGAATCCTTAGTATTAACTGGTTTTTTTTTGAGTTCGGGGTTCGACTTTTCTTTGGCTTCCATTAAAGAATCCTGCTTCTGCTGCCTTTCATCTTCAAAAAACTTTTCATCCTTCTCCAACCTATCTTTTACCTTGGTGTAGATGGTCTCGTATACAGTGGGCATAGAGGCATAGTAAGTGTCGCTTTTTACAAATTGGACGCTGTCTATCCCATACTTGGTATAGATATACCCCATTGGCTCAATGTCATATTCGTTTAAAATGCTTTCGTTAATTATCTTACCGGCATTTAACAATGAAATATCGTATAAAATGGTGGCCATTTTATCTTCCGGAATAAGGTTTTCCGGCTTCTCAACTACCTTTTCATTACATGAAAACAACAGCCCCAAAAAAATGACAACTATATATTTTAGCATTACTCTCTATTAAAAGTTAACCTCCTGGCTTTTCGCTCTTCCGAAAAATTGCCATTCTCATAGGCCAAATGCCCATTTACAAATGTATGGGTTATCCTGGATTTAAACGAGTTACCTTCAAAGGGAGACCAACCACATTTATAGGCTATATTTTCCTTGGTCACGGTCCAGGAATCATTAAGATCCAACACCACTAAATCGGCATAAAATCCTTCCCGAATAAAACCACGTTTTTTTATCTGAAACAACTTTGCCGGATTATGGCACATTTTCTCCACAATTTTCTCCAAGCTTATCTTTCCATCATGATATTTCTCCAACATTGCGGGCAAGGCATGTTGCACCAATGGGCCTCCCGAGGGAGCGGAAGTGTAAACGTTGTTCTTCTCTTCTAAAGTATGTGGTGCATGGTCCGTGGCAATGACATCTATACGATCATCCAATAAAGCCTCCCAAAGTTGGTCCCTATCCGCAGCAGTTTTAACAGCCGGATTCCATTTAATTAGAGTTCCTTTGGTATCGTAATCCTCTTCCGAAAACCAAAGATGGTGAATACAGACCTCAGCAGTAATTTTTTTATCCTCCAATGGAATATCGTTCCTAAAAAGCTCGGTTTCCTTTCCTGTAGATAGGTGAAAGACATGAAATCTTGCCCCTGTTTTTTTTGCCAAGGCAATGGCTCTGGAAGAAGAAAGATAACAGGCTTCGGCACTCCTGATCAAAGGATGGTATTTTACGGGAATATCATCCCCATATTGCGCCTTATATTTGGCAAAATTTGCCTTAATGGTGGACTCATCTTCGCAATGTGCGGAAATGACCATCTCCGTATTTCTAAATATTTTTTCGATCACCTCTTCATTGTCTACCAACATATTGCCCGTAGAGGAACCTAAAAAGAGTTTAATCCCAGAACAGGCATTCTTATCCAATTTTTTTATCTCTTCCAAATTGTCGTTGGTACCGCCAAATAAAAAAGAGTAATTGGCAAAAGCAGAATTTCTAGCCATTTCAAACTTATCCTCCAAAGCCTTAATGGTAGTTGTTTGGGGATTGGTATTGGGCTGTTCCATAAAGGAGGTTATTCCCCCGGCAACGGCTGCCCGACTTTCCGTGGCAATAGTGCCCTTATGGGTTAGACCAGGCTCCCTAAAATGTACTTGATCGTCTATGGCTCCAGGTATTACATATTTCCCTTCCAAATCCATTACCTTGGCGGCACTATCCGATGAAATTTGATCCTCAATTTTAAGAATAAAATCGTCCTCCAACAGTATATCTGCAGGGAATATTTTATTGTCATTAACGATTTTAGCGTTTTTTAAAAGTATTCTTCCCATCTTAAAATTTCTTTTTGTGAAACAAACTGCGCAACTTCATCTGTAGTACCCCAAAAACGGCCTCATTAATAATGGAAGCACTCATTTTTGATTTTCCCCTTATTCTATCGGTAAAAATAATAGGCACCTCTTCAATCTTATAATCTTGAAGATGGGCCCTGAACTTCATTTCGATTTGAAATGCATATCCAATAAATTTAATGGAATCCAAATTGATGGTTTCCAAAACCTTTCTCCTGTAACAAACAAATCCGGCAGTAGGGTCGTGCACCCTCATTCCGGTTATCAATTTCACATAAAATGAAGCACCATAGGACAACAGTATTCTATGCAAGGGCCAATTTACTACATTAATTCCCTTTTTGTAACGCGATCCCACAGCTACATCCGCCCCTTCAATACAGGCTTGCCGCAGCTTTATAAGATCTGTTGGTGCATGTGAAAAATCGGCATCCATCTCAAAAATATATTCATATTTCTTTTCTATGGCCCATTTAAACCCATGGATATAGGCCGTTCCCAAACCAGATTTATCCCGTCTTACCTCTAAAAATAACTTATTTAAATATTGCTCCTGTAGAGCTTTTACCGCATCGGCCGTACCGTCAGGAGAATTATCGTCAACGACAAGGATATGAAAATCCTGCTCCAAAGCAAAGACGGAATGAATTATGAGCTCAATGTTTTCAATTTCATTGAAGGTAGGAATAATGACCAAGCTATCCGCCATCTAGGTATTGCAATTTTAGCAAAAATAGTATTTTAAAAACTGTAGTGAAATATCCGGAACGTTTTATGATTTTTTTAAAGACTCCATATATTTACGAATGTATGGTTTTGGTCTTTAAATTGAACCGCTTAACAGTACTGTCTTAGGACTTCCGAGAAAAAATTGGAAGCACTATATATATTGAATTCAATAAATGGCGGGATTGGATAACACAGTGTGCAAGGGTAGACTTACAAGTCCTTTTTATAAGGGGATAGCACTATTAAAGTTAAGGGTATATTAATTAACGGAATATAATACCCAACTAATAGGTTTCTTATCTTTAGCGCGGAATTGGTTCTAAAAAAGCTTAGGTTTGGACTGATTTTTTGTTCGATATAAAAAACAATAATTACACCATACTTGAATTGAAGGATTCAATTACATTACTTGCAACACTAAAGGGAATGAAATTTACGTTGTTAGCAATAATATCACCCAAGAATAAGGCCGTATAAATGGAAGCTATATTAAGAAATGATTATACTGTAGATTGGATAACCATTATCCTATTTTCCAGTATCTTTTTTATGGTACTTGCAAAAACTACTTTTTATAGCCGTTTCTTGAACTATATCATCTTACCGTTCAACAACAAATATATCTTTCTTTACCAAAAGAAAGACAAACTATTTAATTGGTTCAGTATTTTTTTCAGTATTTTTCAATTGCTAAATTTCTCTCTTTTCCTATACTTTGCTTATACCATTTTTTTCAAGATTCCGGAAGGGCAACAGTTCGTTGCCTATAGTATTATTTTTATATCGCTTTTTCTATTTTTTACCATTAAAATACTCTTGCAATTGGGCAACGGTTTTATATTTAATATCAACAAGATTATTGCCGAAATAATTTTCAAGAAACTCTCCTATCTCAACTACAGTGGCATTGTAATGCTATTTGCCAATCTTCTGTTAAATTTTGTTTTCAGGGAGTCAAAAGCAGTAGTTTTTATAAGTCTTTTGTTAGTATTCCTTATAAACGCTATTGGTTGGACTACAACATTGAGAAATCATCAAAAATTCATCGCCAGTAATTTTGTGTATTTTATTTTGTACCTTTGCGCTCTTGAAATAGCACCAATTATTATAGTTGGAAACTATCTAATAGATCGAAACCTATGAAAGTAAAAACGATTTTGGTTTCACAGCCAGAACCTAAGATGGAAAACTCCCCCTATTCCAAGCTTATTGATAAGGAGAAAATAAAGGTAGATTTTAGACCTTTTATCCACGTGGAAGGCGTTGATGCGAAAATGGTACGACAACAAAAAATTGACCTTAAGAATTTTACCGCCATTATTCTAACCAGTAGGAATGCAGTGGATCACTTCTTTAGGATCGCGGAGGAAATGAGGTTCAAGGTTCCCGATACGATGAAATATTTTTGTCAGTCAGAGGCAGTAGCCTACTATTTACAAAAATACGTTGTATACCGCAAGCGTAAAATTTATGTTGGGAAAATGAATTTTCCAGATTTAAATACTTTGTTCAAAAAATATAAGGACGAAAAATTTTTATTACCATCCTCTGACGTTCTTAAACCTATTGTTCCCGAAACACTAAATAGTTTGGGAATAGATTGGACCAGGGGCATTTTTTACAGAACGGTAATCAGTGACCTTTCAGATTTAAGGGATGTGTATTATGATGTATTGGTATTCTTTAGCCCTTCCGGAATTGAATCGCTATTAAAGAATTTCCCTGATTTTAAACAGAACGAAACCAGAATAGCGGTTTTTGGAAATTCAACGGTTAAAGCAGCCACGGAAGCAGGGTTAAGAATAGACATTCAGGCCCCCACCCCGGAAACGCCTTCTATGACCATGGCACTACAGAGATACATTACCAGTGTAAACAAGAAATAGTTATTGCCAAAAAATTAATTTAGCAATACCAGATTATAAAAAACCCCGAGGCAAGCCTCAGGGTTTTTCTTTTAGAATGCATATCGCTGCGGTCCTCCACGCCTTATTTCCTCATTGGCATAGACCTCGAATTTCTTAAAGTTTTCTCTAAAGGCATTGGTCAACTTAAAGGCGGTTTTGTAATAGGCCTCGTCATTGTTCCATGTTGCCCTTGGACTTAGCACACTTGTAGGGACTCCAGGACACTCCCTAGGCTGTGCCACTCCAAAAACGGAGTGGATATGGTATTTATCATAACTGTACAGTCCCAGTTCGCCACTTAAGGCCGCATGGATCATGGCCCTGGTATATTTCAATTTCATTCTGGTACCCACCCCATATGGGCCACCGGTCCATCCTGTATTTACCAACCATACATTTACCCCTGCATCCAACATTTTTTTACTCAGCATCTCTGCGTATTTGGTTGGATGCAATGGCATAAACGGCGCTCCAAAACAAGCCGAAAAACTTGGTACTGGTTCTACCACCCCTGCCTCGGTACCGGCCACCTTGGCCGTATATCCCGAAATAAAATGATAGGCTGCCTGACTAGGGGTCAACTTGGAAATAGGAGGCAATACCCCAAAGGCATCCGCAGTTAAAAAGAAAATATTTTTTGGGTTCTTACCAATAGATGGCACCTGTATATTGTCTATATTATAAATTGGATAACTTACTCTGGTATTTTGGGTAATGGAGGTATTGGCAAAGTCGACCACCCCATTGGCATCCAATACCACGTTCTCCAAAAGGGCTCCTTTCTTTATGGCTCCGTAAATTTCAGGCTCATTTTCTTCCGAAAGATTAATGACCTTGGCATAACAACCTCCCTCAAAATTAAATACGGTATTTTCTTTGGTCCACCCATGTTCATCATCTCCGATCAATTTTCTATGTGGGTCTGCCGATAATGTAGTCTTTCCAGTTCCGGAAAGGCCAAAAAAGATTGCGGTATCCCCATCCTCGCCCACGTTTGCCGAACAGTGCATGGGAAGGCAATTCTTAAATACCGGAAGAATAAAATTCAGCGCAGAAAATATTCCTTTTTTAATTTCCCCCGTATATCCGGTACCTCCTATCAGGGCAATTTTACGGGTGAAATTAAGAATGGCAAAATTATGCTGCCTTGTCCCATCTTCCTCTGCCTTTGCCATAAATCCAGGTGCATTAACCACAGTCCATTCCGGATCAAAACCTACCAACTCTTCTTCGGTAGGCCTTAAAAACATATTGTAGGCAAACATATTGGACCAGGGATATTCATTAATTACCCTGATGTTCGTCTTGTAATCATCGTCGGCGCATGCAAAACAATCCCTTACATAAAGTTCCTTTTCATTGAGATATTTTATGACCTTGTTGTAAAGAGCATCAAACTTTTCGCTTTCAAAGGGTATATTTACATTTCCCCACCAAATTTTATCGGCCGTAATCTCATCCTTTACAATAAATCTGTCCATTGGAGACCTACCCGTAAATTCGCCTGTATTAATTGCTAAAGCCCCGGTAGAGGAGGTTACGCCCATACCCTTTTCCACTGTAATTTCATGTAGTCTTGACGGTGCCAATTGATAGTGAATTTTTTTACTTGTTATACCATACGTCTCCAACGCAATCGATTTAGTTGAGGGTGTTGATGAATTCATAATAGTTGAGTTTTATTAGAAAAATATAAGTGCTCTTAGAGCTTGTTAGTTTTATGTGATGGTTTTTGATTAAGAACCCTAATGCCCAAAAGTATCCAGCCCGTAACCAGGAGAACACCGCCCAGGGGAGTCAATAGTGCTATTTTCTTAAAATCAAAACTCGACAATTCATTGATTGCCAAAAGGTAAATTGAAAAAGAAAAACATACAATTCCAACCACTATAAAGTAATAAATCAGCTTTTTACGCTCATTGACCAATAAGTTGCTACCTCCCAAAAGCAATAGGAACAGAGCGTGGTACATCTGGTACCGCACCCCGGTCTCAAAAGTCTCAATTGCCTTGGCATCTACCATTTTTTCCAAACCATGTGCCCCAAAAGCACCTAAAAGAACCGCCGTTAGACCGAAAAATATACCAGTGACGAAAATTGTTTTGTTCATAACTTATTAAGGCTTATTCCTTACAAATATAACAATTTGATACCTTAGTATCCGTGAAATAGAAAAGTAAAAAACCAATGCGTAGAAAAATACTTGTTGTGGGCACCGGAAAATCCACTGCATATTTGTTGGATTATTTATTACAAAAAGCAGAGGCGGAAAATTTACATATTACTATTTGTGACTTAAATCCGGAAGTCCTTCCCGAAAGGATAAAATTACATACCTCCTGTACTATTCTTAAATTGGATATCTTCAATGATAAGGAAAGAAGTAATGCCATAGAACAAGCGGATATAGTCATTTCCATGCTCCCTGCCCGTTTTCATATCAAGGTAGCAGTGGATTGCATTCAATTTACAAAACATTTGGTTACGGCTTCTTATATAAGCGATGAAATAATGGCCTTGGACCAACAAGCGAAAGAAAAAGGCCTGGTTTTTATGAACGAAATTGGACTGGATCCCGGTATAGACCACATGAGTGCCATGCAGGTGATAGATAATATTAGGGAACGCGGTGGCAAAATTATACTTTTCGAATCTTTCACAGGGGGGTTGGTAGCCCCTGAAAGCGACAATAACCTGTGGAACTATAAATTTACCTGGAACCCCAGAAATGTTGTAGTGGCCGGTCAGGGCGGGGTAGCCAAATTTATTCAGGAAGGCACCTATAAATATATTCCCTACCACAAATTATTTAGAAGAACAGAGTTCTTGGATGTAGAAGGCTATGGGAAATTTGAAGTATACGCCAACAGGGACTCTCTAAAATACAGGGAAGCCTACGGGCTGGAGAACGTACTTACACTGTATAGGGGAACCATGAGGCGGGTAGGTTTTTCCAAAGCTTGGAATATGTTCGTGCAATTGGGCATGACCGATGACAGCTATACCATTGAAAATTCTGAAGGAATGTCTTACCGGGAATTTGTAAACTTATTTCTACCTTATTCACCTACCAATACGGTAGAATTAAAGCTGCGGCATTATCTTAAGATAGACCAGGATGATATAATGTGGGATAAATTAATGGAACTGCACTTATTCGATTCCAAAAGGAAAATTGAATTAAAAAACG is from Arenibacter algicola and encodes:
- a CDS encoding T9SS type A sorting domain-containing protein gives rise to the protein MKQLYLVIALLFISISFGQDPKGNVGGGDIPGFKIYPNPVTNGRVYISTSLNAPKQILIFDIFGSQVLETTIIGSELNVNDLDAGVYMLRVNEKNKVATRKLIIK
- a CDS encoding T9SS type A sorting domain-containing protein; amino-acid sequence: MKIFYTLLFMVFSMAVSAQEFVEEPLDRTTQANTFKLYPNPAYQDVVYITTKHNGVKDVVIYDVFGTIVLKDRITHTLLNISKLAPGVYVLQITENRVTMTRKLVVK
- a CDS encoding long-chain-fatty-acid--protein ligase; protein product: MPLENIFTISTDEEFNAMALKTFQVQYNENLVYQEFCRHLGKNVSTVKTLEDIPFLPIEFFKSKKVICGSFTPQITFTSSGTTGSEVSKHHVKNLELYENSYLTAFRHFYGDIDDYCVLALLPSYLEREGSSLIYMANDLIHKSKHPDSGFYLDNLDSLQKTLVELDARNTKILLLGVSFALLDMVEEFQLKLKNTVVMETGGMKGRKKELIREELHQLLKNGFGVEAIHSEYGMTELLSQAYSQGNGRFFAPKWMKVLIRETEDPLTLQKAGKTGGVNIIDLANIHSCSFIATQDLGKVHTDGSFEILGRFDHSDIRGCNLMVL
- the tyrS gene encoding tyrosine--tRNA ligase → MTTNFVEELTWRGMLHDAMPGTEEHLLSGMQSAYVGIDPTADSLHIGHLVGVMMLRHFQLAGHKPYALIGGATGMIGDPSGKSTERNLLDEATLAHNQAAIKEQLSRFLDFNSGMDNSAVLVNNYDWMKDFSFLEFIRDVGKHITVNYMMAKDSVKKRLSAEAKEGMSFTEFTYQLVQGYDFLHLYREHNCTLQMGGSDQWGNITTGTELIRRIGGGKGFALTCPLITKADGTKFGKSEGGNIWLDSERTSPYKFYQYWLNTSDEDAEKYIKIFTFLPKEEIENLVNMHQDAPHLRVLQKRLADEVTVMVHSQEDLDNAVKASDILFGKSTSSDLKKLNEKTFLDVFEGVPQAEVSKEDIDIGLDMIGALAAKTGFLGSNGEARRELKQNSISVNKEKVKEDYIISTEDLINNKFVLLQRGKKNYFVLVIK
- a CDS encoding NAD-dependent epimerase/dehydratase family protein, encoding MILVTGGTGLVGAHLLLHLLQSGATVKAIHRENSNLKEVEKVFGYYTDQSHKLFQKINWVKADLNDLPALEIAFENVTHVYHCAALISFNPNDYDLLRKVNYEGTKNIVNLCIAKGIQKLCYTSSIGAIGRTVGNQEATEETDWNSQQSNVYAMTKMDAELEVWRGAQENVPAVIVNPGVILGPGFWETGTGILFKTAYKARKYYPPGGTGFVTVNDVVQIMTQLMQSSITNEKYILVAKNLTYKEILRTITAAFGKPEPSKAIKFWQLEVFRRWDWLRNIFWNSGRKLTKNSVESLRKNQLFNADKIQKQLGYSFEALDGIIEFSCKKFMEENP
- a CDS encoding DUF4296 domain-containing protein gives rise to the protein MLKYIVVIFLGLLFSCNEKVVEKPENLIPEDKMATILYDISLLNAGKIINESILNEYDIEPMGYIYTKYGIDSVQFVKSDTYYASMPTVYETIYTKVKDRLEKDEKFFEDERQQKQDSLMEAKEKSNPELKKKPVNTKDSLP
- a CDS encoding dihydroorotase yields the protein MGRILLKNAKIVNDNKIFPADILLEDDFILKIEDQISSDSAAKVMDLEGKYVIPGAIDDQVHFREPGLTHKGTIATESRAAVAGGITSFMEQPNTNPQTTTIKALEDKFEMARNSAFANYSFLFGGTNDNLEEIKKLDKNACSGIKLFLGSSTGNMLVDNEEVIEKIFRNTEMVISAHCEDESTIKANFAKYKAQYGDDIPVKYHPLIRSAEACYLSSSRAIALAKKTGARFHVFHLSTGKETELFRNDIPLEDKKITAEVCIHHLWFSEEDYDTKGTLIKWNPAVKTAADRDQLWEALLDDRIDVIATDHAPHTLEEKNNVYTSAPSGGPLVQHALPAMLEKYHDGKISLEKIVEKMCHNPAKLFQIKKRGFIREGFYADLVVLDLNDSWTVTKENIAYKCGWSPFEGNSFKSRITHTFVNGHLAYENGNFSEERKARRLTFNRE
- a CDS encoding polyprenol monophosphomannose synthase, whose amino-acid sequence is MADSLVIIPTFNEIENIELIIHSVFALEQDFHILVVDDNSPDGTADAVKALQEQYLNKLFLEVRRDKSGLGTAYIHGFKWAIEKKYEYIFEMDADFSHAPTDLIKLRQACIEGADVAVGSRYKKGINVVNWPLHRILLSYGASFYVKLITGMRVHDPTAGFVCYRRKVLETINLDSIKFIGYAFQIEMKFRAHLQDYKIEEVPIIFTDRIRGKSKMSASIINEAVFGVLQMKLRSLFHKKKF